In Cydia pomonella isolate Wapato2018A chromosome 1, ilCydPomo1, whole genome shotgun sequence, one genomic interval encodes:
- the LOC133518727 gene encoding uncharacterized protein LOC133518727 → MRDVVVELVKFESKYDFLEFLDDKTDFVKLYTDGSKTKDRTSFAFFDSFLNIGKVFECSSYFSVFSAEVLGIIYALEHIRNYYITKNKFLILSDSMSALQALKSKCVSASVNYLIYKLRSCLSSLLNRNITVEFCWVPGHSGIFGNELVDKLAKSTEDIQVCDLKVPQSDLVPFVKELMIRRWNNSWSKSKEVKGKWLAEIVPAPSSKSWFEYQRKYVERAFITTICRLRIGHARFPAHLFRLELSDSAVCAHCNFDVCDLEHIFFHCPSFNLQRLLFVAMCMDTGLQVLPNSVQGLMKYPQLYPVIYQFVTHTIGSL, encoded by the coding sequence atgcGAGACGTGGTTGTTGAACTGGTCAAATTTGAATCGAAATATGACTTTTTGGAGTTTCTTGATGATAAGACTGATTTTGTTAAGTTATATACTGACGGCTCTAAAACTAAAGATAGGACCAGTTTTGCATTTTTTGACTCTTTTTTGAACATAGGAAAAGTTTTTGAATGTAGTAGTTATTTTTCAGTATTTTCGGCTGAAGTATTAGGCATAATTTATGCTTTAGAACATAttcgtaattattatataactaaaaataagtttttgattcTATCTGATTCGATGAGCGCTTTACAAGCGCTTAAAAGTAAATGTGTAAGTGCAtctgtaaattatttaatttataagttgAGAAGTTGTTTAAGTTCTTTGTTGAATAGAAATATTACTGTTGAATTTTGCTGGGTTCCGGGACATTCAGGAATTTTTGGCAACGAACTAGTAGACAAGCTTGCCAAATCTACAGAAGATATACAAGTTTGTGATTTAAAAGTACCTCAATCCGATTTAGTACCTTTTGTTAAAGAACTTATGATTAGACGTTGGAATAACTCATGGTCTAAATCCAAAGAAGTCAAAGGGAAATGGCTTGCAGAAATAGTCCCGGCACCCAGCTCCAAGTCGTGGTTTGAATACCAAAGAAAATATGtagaaagggcatttattacaACTATATGTAGGTTGCGCATTGGTCATGCTCGTTTTCCCGCACATCTTTTTAGATTAGAGCTAAGTGATTCTGCTGTTTGTGCACATTGTAATTTTGATGTATGTGAtcttgaacatatttttttccattgtCCTTCATTTAATTTACAAAGGTTATTGTTTGTTGCTATGTGTATGGATACTGGTTTGCAAGTTCTGCCAAATTCAGTACAGGGCCTTATGAAATATCCACAATTATATCctgtaatctatcaatttgttaCTCATACTATAGGtagtttgtaa
- the LOC133518720 gene encoding uncharacterized protein LOC133518720 yields MRPGGGGAGGGPSPMETETAKTSTKRRNKDVSDTEVTSCKQKMTYIRSRRGLFKDHNPIYEDLTKKEYPVLLQSASNELTHKVPMDILKVNGILKEILGVQYVKAAGNFYVKVYFGCAKDANAFLLNKPVLQENNWKATIPYDSIECQGIIRAPVDLSEETLLEDLKASCMILGVKRFTKKQDDGQFKPLPTVLVTFMASSRPDHVIYDHIWMPVQEYIRPLLQCFRCYKFGHGSGACKSTQVCSICSAGHFYKECTTPSVFKCSNCSGPHSAVSYTCKVKAEKIAQIKNKINGKFSYATAAAIAVTPNNSTNPNSKILKTPAKTPHGRAMIADIINSDIVLNAITKTIVELMKKREVNNTSSGPLPISSQMIKELLVTSFTT; encoded by the coding sequence ATGAGGCCAGGAGGCGGGGGTGCGGGCGGCGGCCCCTCCCCCATGGAAACAGAAACCGCCAAAACTTCAacaaaaagaagaaataaagaTGTTTCTGATACAGAAGTCACATCATGTAAGCAAAAAATGACATACATACGAAGTCGTCGCGGTCTCTTCAAAGACCACAACCCCATATATGAAGATTTGACAAAAAAAGAGTATCCTGTACTACTACAATCTGCTTCTAATGAACTGACTCATAAAGTCCCCATGGACATCCTCAAAGTTAATGGAATATTAAAAGAGATTTTGGGGGTGCAATATGTAAAGGCGGCTGGTAACTTTTATGTTAAAGTTTATTTCGGATGTGCCAAGGATGCAAATGCATTTTTGCTAAACAAACCTGTACTACAAGAAAATAATTGGAAAGCAACAATTCCATATGACAGCATAGAGTGCCAAGGAATTATTCGTGCTCCTGTGGATCTTAGTGAGGAGACATTGCTCGAGGACTTAAAAGCGAGTTGTATGATTCTTGGTGTAAAGCGCTTTACCAAAAAACAGGACGATGGGCAATTCAAACCTCTCCCAACCGTCCTGGTTACATTTATGGCCTCGTCTAGACCCGACCACGTAATCTATGACCATATCTGGATGCCTGTACAGGAATACATCAGACCTCTGCTTCAGTGCTTCAGATGTTATAAATTTGGACATGGCAGTGGAGCTTGTAAAAGCACTCAAGTATGTTCCATTTGTTCGGCGGGTCATTTTTACAAAGAATGTACCACACCATCAGTCTTCAAGTGCTCAAACTGTAGTGGACCCCATTCGGCAGTTTCTTATACCTGTAAAGTGAAGGCAGAAAAAATTGCACAAATTAAGAACAAGATAAATGGCAAATTCTCTTATGCAACTGCAGCTGCAATAGCTGTTACACCTAATAATAGTACTAATCCAAATAGTAAGATTTTAAAAACACCTGCTAAAACACCTCACGGACGTGCTATGATTGCTGACATTATTAATTCTGATATTGTCCTTAATGCAATCACCAAAACAATTGtagaattaatgaaaaaaagagAAGTCAATAATACTTCCTCTGGTCCTTTACCAATATCCTCCCAAATGATTAAAGAGCTGCTTGTAACAAGTTTTACCACTTAA